A part of Desulfobacterales bacterium genomic DNA contains:
- a CDS encoding sulfide/dihydroorotate dehydrogenase-like FAD/NAD-binding protein — protein MFKIVNRQEMAEGTIILNEIEAPLIAKKAQPGQFVILRANETGERIPLTMADSDPEKGTITIVYMVVGKSTALFRDMKVGEGYLDIIGPLGKPTHLEKLGKVVCVGGGTGVAVLHPITRGLKEIGNDVTCIIGAKSKNLLILEEKMKAASHDLRVCTDDGSYGHPGFVTEQLKDVLENNKDIKLCVAIGPVPMMKFCSLMTKKYNVPTMVSLNPIMVDGTGMCGGCRVTVGGKTKFACVDGPEFDGHQVDYDELFKRLASYFPEEKKCMDEYCRLA, from the coding sequence ATGTTTAAAATTGTAAATCGGCAAGAAATGGCAGAAGGTACTATAATTCTGAACGAAATCGAAGCCCCTTTGATCGCGAAGAAGGCACAGCCCGGCCAGTTTGTAATCCTGAGAGCCAATGAAACCGGCGAGCGCATTCCTTTGACGATGGCAGATTCTGACCCTGAAAAAGGGACCATCACGATTGTTTACATGGTGGTTGGAAAATCCACTGCGCTGTTCAGGGACATGAAAGTCGGCGAAGGCTATCTGGACATCATCGGTCCTCTGGGAAAACCGACCCATCTCGAAAAACTGGGCAAGGTCGTGTGCGTTGGCGGTGGTACCGGTGTGGCTGTACTGCACCCCATTACCCGAGGTCTCAAGGAAATCGGCAACGATGTAACCTGCATTATCGGCGCAAAGAGCAAGAATCTGTTGATCCTGGAAGAAAAGATGAAAGCCGCATCCCATGATCTTCGCGTTTGTACGGATGATGGTTCCTACGGCCATCCCGGTTTTGTAACCGAGCAGCTGAAGGACGTTCTGGAAAACAACAAGGACATTAAACTTTGTGTGGCCATCGGTCCTGTCCCGATGATGAAATTTTGCTCATTGATGACAAAAAAATACAATGTGCCGACCATGGTCAGCCTGAATCCGATCATGGTTGATGGAACCGGGATGTGCGGCGGTTGCCGCGTGACGGTCGGCGGCAAAACCAAATTTGCATGCGTTGACGGTCCCGAATTCGATGGCCATCAGGTTGACTATGATGAGCTGTTCAAACGTCTTGCATCCTATTTTCCGGAAGAAAAAAAGTGTATGGATGAATATTGCCGTCTTGCATAA
- the gltA gene encoding NADPH-dependent glutamate synthase produces MAKQEAILRQPMPEQDPKVRARNFEEVPTGQSPETAMKEAERCLQCKKPACVEGCPVGVDIPGFIGLIKEGKFTESISKIWEKNALPAVCGRVCPQELQCEGLCILGKKGAPVAIGNLERFVADYERKNRLATKPAKAAATGKKIAVVGSGPSGLTVAADLILKGHAVTLFEAFHKPGGVLVYGIPEFRLPKEIVFSEVDGLSALGVDVQCDAVVGRTVSLEELFEQGYDAIYLGVGAGLPTFLNLPGENLIGIMSANEYLTRSNLMKAYRFPEYDTPIIRGKKVVTLGGGNVAMDSARTALRLGAEESTIVYRRSKTELPARAAEVHHAEEEGVKFHFLTAPTQFMGDEKGRLTSMEGLVMELGEPDASGRRRPIPIPGSEFTIECDLVIIAVGAGPNPLLTRSTPALGLNKWGYINADLVTGKTTMKGVWAGGDIVTGAATVILAMGAGRGAADSIDDYLARGW; encoded by the coding sequence ATGGCTAAACAAGAAGCGATACTCAGACAGCCCATGCCGGAGCAGGATCCAAAGGTACGCGCAAGGAATTTTGAAGAAGTTCCCACGGGTCAGAGCCCGGAAACGGCTATGAAAGAGGCTGAAAGATGTCTGCAGTGTAAAAAACCGGCTTGCGTGGAAGGCTGCCCGGTGGGTGTTGATATTCCCGGTTTTATCGGGTTGATTAAAGAAGGAAAATTTACCGAATCCATCAGCAAGATCTGGGAAAAGAACGCCCTGCCGGCCGTTTGCGGACGTGTTTGTCCCCAGGAGCTGCAGTGTGAAGGTCTGTGCATCCTCGGCAAAAAGGGTGCCCCGGTTGCCATCGGTAACCTGGAGCGTTTTGTCGCAGATTATGAACGAAAGAATCGCCTGGCTACGAAGCCTGCGAAAGCTGCGGCTACCGGAAAGAAAATTGCCGTTGTCGGTTCCGGTCCTTCAGGGTTGACCGTTGCCGCTGACCTTATTCTCAAGGGCCACGCGGTTACATTGTTTGAAGCCTTTCATAAACCCGGCGGCGTTCTGGTTTATGGAATTCCTGAGTTCAGGCTTCCCAAAGAAATCGTTTTTTCAGAAGTGGACGGACTCAGTGCCCTGGGCGTTGACGTTCAGTGTGATGCGGTAGTTGGCAGAACCGTCAGTCTGGAAGAACTCTTTGAGCAGGGATATGACGCAATTTATCTGGGCGTTGGCGCAGGTCTGCCGACTTTCCTCAACCTTCCCGGCGAGAATCTGATCGGTATCATGTCTGCCAATGAGTACCTGACCCGGTCCAACCTGATGAAAGCCTATCGGTTCCCGGAATATGACACTCCGATCATCCGAGGGAAAAAGGTTGTCACGCTGGGCGGCGGAAACGTGGCCATGGATTCGGCCAGAACCGCTCTTCGTCTGGGTGCTGAGGAATCCACTATCGTATATCGCCGTTCCAAAACAGAGCTTCCGGCAAGGGCTGCTGAAGTTCACCATGCTGAAGAAGAAGGCGTGAAATTCCATTTCCTGACAGCGCCGACCCAGTTCATGGGGGATGAAAAAGGTCGTTTGACTTCAATGGAAGGCCTTGTGATGGAGCTGGGCGAACCTGATGCATCCGGCAGGCGTCGTCCGATACCGATTCCGGGTTCCGAGTTCACCATTGAATGTGACCTGGTTATCATCGCTGTCGGTGCCGGACCCAACCCGCTGCTGACGCGGTCTACCCCGGCGCTTGGATTGAACAAGTGGGGTTATATCAACGCTGACCTTGTGACCGGAAAGACCACCATGAAAGGTGTCTGGGCCGGCGGCGACATCGTTACCGGTGCCGCAACCGTTATTCTGGCCATGGGTGCCGGTCGTGGCGCGGCTGACTCCATCGATGATTATCTCGCACGCGGCTGGTAA
- a CDS encoding phosphohydrolase — protein sequence MDYIEIIKACYRPDSRSYALLTDHGQHVAEKALEAAANVRYLNPDLGFIKEAAFLHDIGICFTDAPSLGCSGDHPYICHGYLGRMFLESRGLFRHALVCERHIGTGLSARDIRKQKLPLPDRDMMPLSIEEQIVCYADNFFSKDGQLPAREKSVMEIIAGLERFGPEKVETFLSWVALFG from the coding sequence ATGGATTACATCGAAATTATCAAAGCCTGTTACCGACCGGATTCCCGGTCGTATGCGTTGCTGACAGACCACGGGCAGCATGTTGCCGAAAAAGCGCTTGAAGCCGCCGCCAATGTGAGATACCTCAATCCGGATCTTGGGTTTATCAAGGAAGCCGCCTTTCTTCACGATATCGGCATCTGCTTCACCGATGCACCCTCGCTTGGCTGCTCCGGAGACCACCCCTATATCTGTCACGGTTATCTGGGCAGAATGTTTCTGGAAAGCAGGGGCCTTTTCCGCCACGCTCTCGTCTGTGAACGTCATATCGGCACCGGCCTGTCGGCCAGAGATATCAGGAAGCAGAAACTTCCGCTGCCGGACCGGGACATGATGCCGCTGTCCATCGAGGAGCAGATTGTCTGCTACGCAGATAATTTCTTTTCCAAAGACGGACAGCTGCCGGCAAGAGAAAAATCCGTTATGGAAATCATTGCAGGTCTTGAGCGCTTCGGCCCTGAAAAAGTCGAAACGTTTCTGTCGTGGGTGGCGCTTTTCGGATAA
- the prfB gene encoding peptide chain release factor 2 (programmed frameshift) produces MSLELKQTIKDLYRKIEPLKGCLDLADKEKRLKEIEAQISRTDFWDNPEATKAILKERTVLTDQVDTFRHIVNDLEETGILLELALDESNSEAVQEVTGQLEDIDRRIRKMSLDLMLSGENDANNAIVSINAGAGGTEAQDWAEMLYRMYLRWVERRGFKIELIDFQPGDEAGIKSVTFTASGPYAYGYLKAEVGIHRLVRISPFNASGKRHTSFAAVFVYPELDEEIVIDIEEKDLRIDVFRASGAGGQHVNKTSSAIRITHLPTGIVVQCQQEKSQHRNKDLAMKVLNARLYQHEKQKQDDKMQQIHDSKSDIAWGNQIRSYVLHPYQMAKDHRTNIEIGNVNAVLDGAIDPFIEGMLLSGKH; encoded by the exons ATGTCGTTGGAATTAAAACAAACCATTAAAGATCTGTATCGAAAAATTGAACCATTGAAAGGCTGCCTT GACCTTGCCGACAAGGAAAAACGGCTAAAAGAAATTGAAGCACAGATCTCCAGAACAGATTTCTGGGATAATCCCGAAGCCACAAAAGCCATCTTAAAAGAACGAACCGTCCTGACCGACCAGGTCGACACCTTCCGGCACATTGTCAATGACCTTGAGGAAACCGGCATTCTTCTGGAACTGGCGCTGGATGAGTCAAATTCAGAAGCCGTGCAAGAGGTGACCGGTCAGCTTGAGGATATTGACCGGCGAATCAGGAAAATGTCTCTTGACCTGATGCTGAGCGGCGAAAATGATGCCAACAATGCGATTGTCTCCATCAATGCCGGCGCTGGCGGCACAGAGGCACAGGATTGGGCAGAGATGCTTTACCGGATGTATTTGCGATGGGTCGAACGCAGAGGATTTAAAATCGAACTCATCGATTTTCAGCCGGGCGATGAAGCCGGAATCAAAAGCGTGACCTTCACGGCCAGCGGCCCCTACGCATATGGTTATTTAAAAGCCGAAGTCGGAATCCACCGGCTGGTCCGTATCTCGCCGTTCAATGCCAGCGGAAAGCGCCATACATCGTTTGCAGCGGTATTTGTATACCCGGAACTCGACGAGGAAATCGTTATCGACATTGAAGAAAAGGATCTTCGAATCGATGTTTTCAGGGCCAGCGGGGCCGGGGGACAGCACGTCAACAAGACCAGCAGTGCGATACGCATCACCCATCTGCCCACAGGAATCGTGGTTCAGTGCCAGCAGGAAAAGTCCCAGCACCGAAACAAGGATCTTGCAATGAAAGTACTCAACGCCCGGCTGTATCAGCATGAAAAGCAAAAGCAGGACGACAAGATGCAACAGATCCATGACAGCAAATCCGATATCGCCTGGGGCAATCAGATTCGTTCCTATGTTCTTCACCCCTATCAGATGGCCAAAGACCATCGCACCAATATCGAAATCGGAAACGTCAATGCGGTTTTAGACGGCGCCATTGATCCTTTTATTGAGGGAATGCTGCTGTCGGGAAAACACTGA
- the lnt gene encoding apolipoprotein N-acyltransferase codes for MPRHTNVNPLICAMLSGLMLTASFPGISMTWLAWFALIPLLYGSSQLRPGAGFRMGFIAGLTHYLTLMYWLAYTMHTYGQLPWLLSIPVLFLLAAWLATYIAFFSMLLTSLCASPMRLLLLSPALWTALEYIRTFLLTGLPWELLGYSQYQQLSIIQMADIFGVYGVSFLIALANAAFLILLLYVNKSAWGGHRISPTLASTAAAVLILAAGASWSYGTWRIQSVDDQLRTAPTCLAMIVQGNVDQSIKWDPAFQQRTTEKYIRLSLPAGPDKPELIVWPETATPFYYQQNSALGRLVQSAIQSAGTCFLIGSPSFVQKKIVEYYNSAYLINSNGAITGKYDKAHLVPFGEYVPLNKWLPFIGKMVQAAGDFRQGTAGGTLSMKDTQLGVQICYEIIFPDLARAAVLNNAGFLVNITNDAWFGRTAAPRQHFSMAIFRAIENKRFLVRSANTGISGFIDPLGRITGSTALFEEKALTRPVAVMELKTFYTRYGDIFAKTCVAVAVIFGIWYLFFPENYSKRIKLNHS; via the coding sequence ATGCCCCGACATACAAACGTTAACCCCCTTATATGTGCAATGCTGTCCGGATTGATGCTGACCGCATCGTTTCCGGGCATCTCGATGACATGGCTTGCCTGGTTTGCGCTCATCCCCCTGCTCTATGGATCAAGCCAGCTTCGTCCGGGGGCAGGTTTCCGAATGGGTTTTATTGCCGGACTGACCCACTATCTGACATTGATGTACTGGCTCGCGTATACCATGCATACCTATGGTCAGCTGCCCTGGTTGCTGAGCATCCCTGTTCTTTTTCTCCTGGCGGCCTGGCTGGCGACTTACATCGCCTTTTTTTCAATGCTCCTGACATCATTATGCGCTTCCCCGATGCGGCTGCTGCTTTTATCCCCGGCGTTATGGACCGCACTGGAATATATCCGCACTTTTCTCCTGACGGGCCTTCCCTGGGAACTGCTGGGATACAGCCAGTATCAGCAGCTGTCGATCATACAGATGGCGGACATATTCGGCGTTTACGGTGTATCGTTTCTGATCGCACTGGCCAATGCCGCCTTTCTGATATTATTGCTTTATGTCAACAAAAGCGCGTGGGGGGGGCATCGGATTTCACCCACACTGGCATCAACGGCAGCGGCCGTACTGATTCTGGCTGCAGGCGCATCCTGGTCGTATGGAACATGGCGCATCCAATCCGTTGACGATCAACTTCGTACTGCACCGACCTGCCTGGCCATGATCGTACAGGGCAATGTGGATCAATCCATTAAATGGGACCCGGCCTTTCAACAGCGGACAACAGAAAAATATATTCGACTTTCCCTACCGGCCGGTCCGGACAAACCGGAGCTGATCGTCTGGCCGGAAACGGCCACACCCTTTTATTATCAACAAAACAGCGCTCTGGGCAGACTTGTGCAAAGCGCTATTCAATCCGCCGGCACCTGTTTTCTGATCGGAAGTCCCTCATTCGTTCAAAAAAAAATTGTCGAATACTACAACAGTGCTTATCTTATAAACTCGAATGGTGCCATCACGGGAAAATACGACAAAGCGCATCTGGTTCCTTTTGGAGAGTATGTCCCTTTAAATAAATGGCTGCCGTTTATCGGTAAAATGGTTCAGGCGGCGGGTGATTTCAGGCAGGGAACCGCAGGCGGCACCCTCTCCATGAAGGATACGCAATTAGGCGTTCAAATCTGCTATGAAATCATTTTCCCGGATCTGGCCAGAGCCGCTGTCTTGAACAACGCCGGTTTTCTGGTGAACATTACCAACGATGCATGGTTTGGAAGAACGGCCGCACCCCGGCAGCATTTTTCGATGGCCATTTTCAGAGCAATTGAAAACAAACGCTTTCTTGTCAGATCAGCAAATACGGGGATCAGCGGCTTTATTGATCCATTAGGGCGGATTACCGGATCTACGGCTTTATTTGAAGAAAAAGCCCTTACCCGCCCGGTGGCAGTTATGGAATTAAAAACATTTTATACCCGGTATGGAGATATCTTTGCTAAAACCTGCGTAGCAGTTGCAGTTATTTTTGGAATCTGGTATCTATTTTTCCCTGAAAATTACAGCAAACGAATCAAATTGAATCATTCATAG